The Vidua macroura isolate BioBank_ID:100142 chromosome 4, ASM2450914v1, whole genome shotgun sequence genome window below encodes:
- the GRSF1 gene encoding G-rich sequence factor 1: MAVVAAARRALSALLLGRGPALPPALRLPRPVPAPAPVLVPVRAAFRAYSQVTDAPSHEGRLSKQEPASPKAESDAVYLVRAEGFPFSCTEEDVLTFFDSCRIRNGENGIHFLLNRDGRRRGDALIEMESKADVQRALEKHLRYMGPRYVKVFEVHDSDVEGLLQSLRDESQAMSEGVVLLRGLPFTSTEEDIADFFSGLKITDIAFIYRGDRRTGDAFVQFATPEMAAKALLRHREYMGSRYIEVYVSRKHQMQRHMPYSKQLTAYSRMRREYESISEDRGWRNTGGSHAEGETKLSREGTESSRNILESENTSSPQQHFVHMRGFPSQASAQDIINFFSPLRPTRILVEYNSRGDATGEADVHFESHEDAVAAMAKEGSQMECSAIELFLNEHPKGQENC, encoded by the exons ATGGCCGTGgtcgccgccgcccgccgcgctcTGTCCGCGCTGCTGCTGGGCCGgggcccggcgctgccgcccgcGCTGCGCCTGCCCCGGCCcgtcccggccccggcccccgtGCTGGTCCCGGTCCGCGCCGCCTTCCGCGCATACAGCCAG GTCACAGATGCTCCGTCCCACGAAGGTCGCCTCTCAAAGCAGGAGCCCGCCTCACCCAAGGCAGAGAGCGACGCTGTCTACCTCGTCAGGGCAGAGGGATTCCCGTTCTCGTGCACCGAGGAAGATGTCCTTACCTTCTTTGATA GCTGTAGAATTCGAAACGGTGAGAACGGGATACACTTCCTATTAAACAGGGATGGGAGGCGCAGGGGGGACGCCTTGATCGAGATGGAGTCCAAAGCAGACGTGCAGAGAGCCCTGGAAAAGCACCTGAGGTACATGGGCCCACGCTACGTGAAAG TTTTTGAGGTCCATGACAGCGACGTGGAGGGCTTGCTGCAGAGCCTGCGGGACGAGTCGCAGGCCATGAGCGAGGGAGTTGTGCTGCTCCGAGGCCTCCCCTTCACCTCCACCGAGGAGGACATTGCAGATTTCTTCTCAG GTTTGAAAATAACAGACATAGCTTTCATTTACCGGGGAGACAGAAGAACAGGAGATGCTTTCGTGCAGTTTGCCACTCCGGAAATGGCGGCTAAGGCCCTGCTACGGCACAGGGAATATATGGGAAGCAG GTACATAGAAGTGTACGTGAGCAGAAAGCACCAGATGCAAAGGCACATGCCCTACAGCAAGCAGCTGACGGCCTATTCCAGGATGAGAAGAGAGTATGAATCCATCTCTGAAGACAGGGGCTGGAGAAACACTGGAGGCTCCCATGCCGAAGGAGAAACCA AACTGAGCAGGGAAGGAACAGAAAGCTCCAGGAACATTTTAGAGTCTGAGAACACCTCATCACCACAACAGCACTTTGTCCATATGAGGGGTTTTCCTTCCCAAGCTAGTGCTCAGGACATAATAAAT tttttttctccgctgagacccacaaggatcttGGTGGAATATAACTCCCGTGGAGATGCCACAGGAGAGGCAGATGTGCACTTCGAGAGCCACGAGGATGCAGTCGCAGCGATGGCTAAGGAGGGGTCACAGATGG AGTGCAGTGCCATTGAATTGTTCCTGAACGAACATCCCAAGGGACAGGAGAACTGCTAA